In Gemmata obscuriglobus, a single genomic region encodes these proteins:
- a CDS encoding WD40 repeat domain-containing protein: MQVLKLATEQPEAGTDVTRLWLAPGLARIAAVFGNGVPFNGSVLCWDTSAGRALWRAPLQDDDDTYPDPDFDRDVTRCAYTVAPERDDADDASEGGVAVCDLATGVAVRLGSDHTALPALTSDGQSTLAVEFDIRNRRGVRRWEVPVPLAPTDTPLAPVPRWRIDLPVPTGLARHTDETPQSLAVSPDGARIALGRTGGSVTVWGRSNRREVLSVPTLKGMKYVRFGVHRLVFSDDGDRLAAVRGRWADKRYGFQVHVWALSDGTQLRGPKEKANVNGVAFSPDGRTLLTAREDGTVGEWDTATWKLRREMAWKIGKLFSVAFAPDGLTCAAGGEKGRVVVWDVDV; encoded by the coding sequence ATGCAGGTGCTCAAACTCGCAACCGAACAGCCCGAGGCCGGGACCGACGTGACCCGGCTCTGGCTCGCACCCGGGCTCGCCCGGATCGCGGCCGTGTTCGGCAACGGCGTTCCGTTCAACGGGTCCGTGCTGTGCTGGGACACGAGCGCCGGCCGCGCCCTCTGGCGCGCCCCGCTTCAGGACGACGACGACACCTACCCTGACCCCGATTTCGACCGCGACGTGACCCGGTGCGCGTACACCGTTGCCCCCGAGCGGGACGACGCCGATGATGCGTCCGAGGGCGGGGTGGCGGTTTGTGACCTCGCGACCGGCGTCGCAGTGCGGCTCGGAAGCGACCACACGGCCCTGCCGGCGCTCACCTCGGACGGGCAATCCACGCTGGCCGTCGAGTTCGACATACGGAACCGGCGCGGGGTGCGTCGCTGGGAGGTGCCGGTGCCGCTCGCCCCCACCGATACACCGCTTGCACCCGTTCCCCGATGGCGCATCGATTTGCCCGTTCCGACCGGTCTCGCGCGGCACACGGATGAGACTCCGCAATCGCTCGCCGTGTCGCCAGACGGTGCCCGAATCGCGCTCGGCCGTACCGGCGGATCTGTGACCGTGTGGGGGCGATCGAACCGGCGCGAGGTGCTGTCGGTTCCGACCCTGAAGGGGATGAAGTATGTGCGGTTCGGTGTTCACCGGTTAGTGTTCTCCGACGACGGGGACCGGCTCGCCGCGGTCCGTGGGCGGTGGGCCGACAAGCGATACGGGTTCCAGGTCCACGTCTGGGCACTGTCCGATGGCACGCAACTGCGCGGGCCGAAGGAGAAGGCGAACGTGAACGGGGTCGCGTTCAGCCCGGACGGGCGCACCCTGCTCACGGCCCGCGAGGACGGCACCGTCGGCGAGTGGGACACCGCGACCTGGAAGCTGCGGCGCGAGATGGCGTGGAAGATCGGCAAGTTGTTCAGCGTCGCGTTCGCCCCCGACGGGCTGACCTGCGCGGCCGGCGGCGAGAAGGGGCGGGTGGTGGTGTGGGACGTGGACGTGTAG